In one Lolium rigidum isolate FL_2022 chromosome 3, APGP_CSIRO_Lrig_0.1, whole genome shotgun sequence genomic region, the following are encoded:
- the LOC124699820 gene encoding uncharacterized protein LOC124699820, whose product MPLEPGTRVPYQRGVADLPGLPEWEANGGVVTLVPAGENSFVYKEGYKVRTYSSILGCIVRKHFPGFVTMPNGCKEVAWTWGHYAHAPDPEATHTRRLKNCQSRVIREFWTYFTMDPDSKRDDCIQVAGNIARKKVTDAHYEGRVLSIRNWYAEKRKLRMRKDQAREIVNFQPWQYLQCPPPYVGHARPQVWHAMVRHYTSAAYKRKHEEQKIKRAEMGGGSHTQGSVPLAVCKQKKEKETGVKSSLFKIWGDHRKKTDKKDGTVKWVSKIAEVKDKKYRSKFAHTHGDEANPETEPFDPEVAMRAGEGKKHGRLFVCDGAVDPKTIPSLRQIKGGNTSSSPAVEPRPTPSSIAIDAIRAELEAEKAQREKAEALLTQNQQQMAMQQQMMFWMTRKLTAHDAHLSASMPSGTTLPPLDPPPFDINTWLHASGGSNNIELHRSSTQDGNDNLMTPPTGGQPSLNNLGIVRRL is encoded by the exons GCCTGGAACACGTGTTCCCTACCAGCGTGGGGTTGCAGACCTACCTGGCCTTCCTGAGTGGGAGGCAAACGGCGGGGTTGTTACGCTCGTCCCGGCAGGGGAGAA CTCCTTCGTGTACAAGGAAGGCTACAAAGTGCGCACCTACTCGAGCATCCTTGGATGCATTGTAAGAAAGCACTTCCCTGGGTTTGTGACCATGCCTAATGGTTGCAAGGAGGTAGCTTGGACTTGGGGCCACTACGCGCACGCACCTGATCCAGAGGCCACACACACGAGGAGGCTCAAGAACTGCCAGAGTAGGGTGATCCGTGAATTTTGG ACCTACTTTACTATGGACCCCGATTCTAAGCGCGATGATTGCATACAAGTGGCCGGCAACATAGCGCGGAAGAAAGTGACTGATGCGCACTATGAGGGGCGTGTTTTGTCCATCCGCAATTGGTATGCTGAGAAACGCAAGCTCCGGATGCGGAAGGATCAAGCCCGAGAAATCGTGAACTTCCAGCCGTGGCAGTACTTGCAG TGCCCTCCTCCGTACGTAGGTCACGCTAGACCGCAAGTCTGGCACGCGATGGTCCGTCACTACACAAGCGCCGCGTACAAGAGGAAGCACGAAGAACAAAAGATAAAGAGAGCCGAGATGGGAGGCGGATCACACACGCAAGGCAGCGTCCCCCTCGCAGTATGCAAGCAGAAAAAG GAAAAAGAGACAGGCGTGAAGTCCTCGTTATTCAAGATCTGGGGCGACCACCGCAAGAAGACGGACAAAAAAGACGGGACGGTGAAGTGGGTTAGCAAGATCGCCGAAGTCAAGGACAAGAAGTACCGGTCCAAGTTTGCCCACACTCATGGCGACGAGGCGAACCCCGAGACCGAGCCATTTGACCCCGAGGTTGCCATGCGTGCGGGAGAGGGCAAGAAGCATGGTCGCTTGTTTGTCTGTGATGGGGCCGTCGATCCCAAGACCATCCCGTCTTTGAGACAGATAAAAGGTGGCAACACGAGCTCCTCGCCTGCCGTAGAGCCCCGCCCGACGCCGTCGTCTATAGCCATTGACGCGATCCGG GCTGAATTGGAGGCTGAGAAGGCACAGAGGGAGAAGGCTGAGGCCCTCCTTACTCAGAACCAGCAGCAGATGGCGATGCAGCAGCAGATGATGTTCTGGATGACACGGAAGCTCACTGCCCACGATGCCCACTTATCG GCCTCTATGCCGAGTGGCACCACTCTTCCTCCGCTTGATCCACCTCCTTTTGACATCAACACATGG CTACATGCCTCAGGTGGATCCAACAACATTGAGCTCCATCGATCATCCACTCAGGATGGGAATGACAACTTGATGACGCCGCCTACAGGGGGACAGCCTAGCTTGAACAACCTCGGCATCGTCCGCCGGCTTTAA
- the LOC124699821 gene encoding probable indole-3-pyruvate monooxygenase YUCCA10 produces MENVVVLIVGAGPAGLATAACLTQLSIPYVIVEREDCSASLWRNRAYDRLKLHLAKEFCELPHMSYPADAPTYVPKALFVKYVDDYIECFNIQPKYLTSVELSTYDSEEKVWSIVAHDMAESKRINYTAKFLIVASGENSAENIPVIPGLQNFPGETIHSSRYKSDKSFSGKSVLVIGSGNSGMEISYDLATHGVNTSIVVRSPIHVMTKELIRLGMTLAHHLPLNLVDKLLVMGAKFMFGDLSRHGITMPHMGPMMLKSKTGRSAVIDVGTVGLIKNGIIQVKGSISKIMSNIVKFQSGDEISVDAIVFATGYKSTANMWLKNGESMLNDNGLPTKEYPNHWKGLNGLYCVGLARRGLAGIAADAKNIANDIKSMISSMSG; encoded by the exons ATGGAGAATGTAGTGGTGCTGATTGTTGGTGCTGGGCCAGCAGGCCTCGCAACAGCAGCGTGCCTTACCCAATTGTCCATTCCCTATGTCATCGTCGAGCGTGAGGACTGCAGTGCGTCACTTTGGCGCAACCGCGCATACGATCGTTTGAAGCTGCATCTTGCGAAGGAGTTTTGTGAGTTACCACACATGTCATATCCAGCAGATGCACCAACATACGTACCAAAAGCCCTATTTGTCAAGTACGTAGATGACTATATTGAGTGTTTCAATATTCAACCGAAGTATCTCACTAGCGTGGAGTTATCAACATATGACAGTGAGGAAAAAGTTTGGTCCATCGTGGCTCATGACATGGCAGAGAGCAAAAGAATAAATTACACAGCAAAGTTTCTTATTGTGGCAAGTGGTGAGAATAGTGCAGAGAATATTCCGGTGATCCCTGGACTTCAAAATTTTCCGGGTGAGACCATCCACTCATCAAGATACAAGTCAGACAAGAGCTTCTCCGGTAAGAGTGTGCTGGTCATTGGATCTGGCAACTCCGGGATGGAAATCTCTTACGACCTTGCGACACATGGTGTCAATACTTCAATTGTTGTAAGAAGCCCG ATTCATGTAATGACAAAGGAGCTAATTCGGTTGGGGATGACACTAGCCCACCATCTTCCGCTGAATCTAGTGGATAAACTCCTTGTTATGGGGGCAAAATTCATGTTTGGAGACCTATCAAGGCATGGCATCACAATGCCACACATGGGTCCAATGATGCTCAAGTCAAAAACTGGCCGATCCGCCGTGATTGATGTCGGCACCGTTGGTTTGATTAAAAACGGCATCATCCAA GTTAAAGGAAGCATTAGTAAGATCATGAGCAATATAGTTAAATTTCAAAGCGGAGATGAAATCTCAGTTGACGCCATCGTATTTGCAACTGGATACAAGAGCACAGCGAATATGTGGCTCAAG AATGGTGAGAGTATGTTAAACGACAATGGGCTGCCAACCAAAGAATATCCGAATCATTGGAAAGGTTTAAATGGGCTCTACTGTGTTGGGTTAGCGAGGAGAGGATTGGCCGGTATCGCCGCAGATGCCAAGAATATTGCCAATGACATTAAGTCTATGATAAGCTCTATGTCCGGCTAA
- the LOC124699822 gene encoding probable indole-3-pyruvate monooxygenase YUCCA10, with amino-acid sequence MENVVVLIVGAGPAGLATAACLTQLSIPYIIVEREDCSASLWRNRAYDRLKLHLAKEFCELPHMSYPADAPTYIPKSLFVKYVDDYIECFNIKPKYLTSVESSTYDGEKKVWSIVAHDMAECKRINFTTKFLVVASGENSAENIPVIPGLQNFPGETIHSSRYKSGKSFSGKSVLVIGSGNSGMEIAYDLATHGVNTSIVVRSPIHVMTKELIRLGMTLAHHLPLNLVDKFLVMGAKFMFGDLSRHGITMPNMGPMMLKSKTSRSAVIDVGTVGLIKRGVIQVQGSISEIMGNIVKFQSGDEISFEAIVFATGYKSMANMWLKNGESMLNDNGLPTKEYPNHWKGENRLYCAGLARRGLASIAADAKNIANDIESVISSMSS; translated from the exons ATGGAGAATGTAGTGGTGCTGATTGTTGGTGCTGGGCCAGCAGGCCTCGCAACAGCAGCGTGCCTTACCCAATTGTCCATTCCCTATATCATCGTCGAGCGTGAGGACTGCAGTGCATCTCTTTGGCGCAACCGCGCATACGATCGTTTGAAGCTGCATCTTGCGAAAGAGTTTTGTGAGTTACCACACATGTCATATCCAGCAGATGCACCAACATACATACCAAAATCTCTATTTGTCAAGTACGTAGATGACTATATTGAGTGTTTCAATATTAAACCGAAGTATCTCACTAGCGTGGAGTCATCAACATACGATGGTGAGAAAAAAGTTTGGTCCATCGTGGCTCATGACATGGCAGAGTGCAAAAGAATAAATTTCACAACAAAGTTTCTTGTTGTGGCAAGTGGTGAGAATAGTGCAGAGAATATTCCGGTGATCCCTGGACTTCAAAATTTTCCGGGTGAGACCATCCACTCATCAAGATACAAGTCAGGCAAAAGCTTCTCCGGTAAGAGTGTGCTGGTCATTGGATCTGGCAACTCCGGGATGGAAATTGCTTACGACCTTGCGACCCATGGTGTCAATACTTCAATTGTTGTAAGAAGCCCG ATTCATGTAATGACAAAGGAGCTAATCCGGTTGGGGATGACACTAGCCCACCATCTTCCGCTGAATCTAGTGGATAAATTCCTTGTTATGGGGGCAAAATTCATGTTTGGAGACTTATCAAGGCATGGCATCACAATGCCAAACATGGGTCCAATGATGCTCAAGTCAAAAACCAGTCGATCTGCTGTGATTGATGTCGGCACCGTTGGTTTGATAAAAAGGGGTGTCATCCAA GTTCAAGGAAGCATTAGTGAGATCATGGGTAATATAGTTAAATTTCAAAGTGGAGATGAAATCTCATTTGAGGCAATTGTATTTGCAACTGGATACAAGAGCATGGCAAATATGTGGCTGAAG AATGGTGAGAGCATGTTAAATGATAATGGGCTGCCAACCAAGGAATATCCGAATCATTGGAAAGGTGAAAATAGGCTCTACTGTGCTGGGTTGGCGAGGAGAGGATTGGCTAGTATTGCCGCAGACGCCAAGAATATTGCCAATGACATCGAATCTGTGATAAGCTCTATGTCCAGCTAG